The Paraburkholderia sabiae genome includes a region encoding these proteins:
- the flgE gene encoding flagellar hook protein FlgE, protein MSYATALSGLAGASKDLDVISNNIANASTVGFKSAQAEFADMYASAMTTAVANQVGIGVRVSTVAQDFTEGSITSTNRDLDVAINGNGFFELSQNGATVYSRNGQFFMARDGSIVNADGLHLMGYAADANGVINPGQVVPLTIPTTDIAPTVTRNIGLSFNLNSQDPLPKTTPFSPTDPQSYTGLTTMPVYDSLGGTQLVNIYFVKNSVGSWTAYGTSGTPPTPVGPSANGSLGTITFDTGGNVTSPNPMSFAFTIPNGADGGATTQPLTLDLSGTTQYGQSTGVTSPPNIDGAPAGELERYSVGPDGVITGVFTNRQSRALGQVVLANFANPNGLTNLGNNLYGQTVEAGVPQVAVPGSTNHGQLQGGAVEESNVDLTSELVNLITAQRDYQANSQSIKTQQTVDQTLINL, encoded by the coding sequence ATGAGCTATGCAACGGCCCTAAGCGGACTGGCTGGCGCATCCAAAGATCTGGATGTCATCTCCAACAACATCGCCAACGCGAGCACCGTCGGCTTCAAATCGGCACAGGCGGAATTCGCCGATATGTATGCGAGCGCAATGACGACGGCCGTGGCCAATCAGGTCGGCATCGGCGTGCGGGTCTCGACCGTCGCGCAGGATTTCACGGAAGGCTCGATTACCTCGACGAATCGCGATCTCGACGTCGCGATCAACGGCAACGGTTTCTTCGAGTTGTCGCAGAACGGCGCTACGGTGTATTCGCGCAACGGCCAGTTCTTCATGGCCCGCGACGGCTCGATCGTCAACGCGGACGGCCTGCATCTGATGGGCTATGCGGCGGACGCAAACGGCGTGATCAATCCGGGCCAGGTCGTGCCGCTTACTATTCCGACCACCGACATAGCACCGACGGTGACCAGGAATATCGGCTTGTCGTTCAATCTCAATTCGCAAGACCCGCTGCCGAAAACGACGCCGTTCTCGCCAACGGACCCGCAGAGCTACACCGGCTTGACAACCATGCCCGTCTACGACTCGCTCGGCGGAACGCAGCTGGTCAACATCTATTTCGTCAAGAATTCTGTCGGTTCGTGGACTGCGTATGGCACGTCGGGTACGCCGCCGACTCCCGTGGGCCCGAGCGCAAACGGCAGTCTCGGCACGATAACCTTCGACACCGGCGGCAATGTCACGTCGCCTAACCCGATGAGCTTCGCATTCACCATCCCCAACGGCGCCGACGGCGGCGCTACCACGCAACCGTTGACGCTCGATCTGAGCGGGACGACGCAGTACGGGCAGTCGACGGGTGTGACGAGCCCGCCGAATATCGACGGTGCGCCTGCGGGTGAGCTGGAACGCTATTCGGTCGGCCCGGACGGCGTGATCACCGGCGTGTTCACGAACCGCCAGAGTCGCGCGCTCGGTCAGGTGGTGCTCGCGAATTTCGCCAATCCGAACGGGCTCACGAATCTGGGCAACAATCTTTATGGACAGACGGTCGAGGCCGGCGTCCCTCAGGTTGCCGTTCCCGGTTCGACGAATCACGGTCAGCTGCAGGGCGGGGCCGTCGAGGAGTCCAATGTCGATCTGACGAGCGAGCTGGTCAACCTCATTACCGCCCAGCGCGATTACCAGGCTAATTCCCAATCGATCAAGACCCAGCAGACTGTTGACCAAACGCTTATCAATCTATAA
- a CDS encoding CPBP family intramembrane glutamic endopeptidase, which produces MTFSITWIALFIAAPTALIARIRWPGTALLILACCAALALGQLAPVSLVALALLVVAAYAVSPDRARTVRYAGHVLFIALAVALSMHWLPGFHNQRVIGPERITPDAVPFTMYLNLDKPLIGFWLLLAVPWLHTRHDWRTSLKVSLLSMLATTAACLAVAPLLGVVGWAPKRPDGSGLWLLNNLFLVSITEEALFRGYLQGGLTRLLARWRHANLIALCVSAMVFGLAHAPGGWQWIVLASIAGIGYGIAWRYGGLRASVLAHFGLNAAHFFLFTYPMLQSAVHR; this is translated from the coding sequence GTGACTTTCTCCATCACCTGGATTGCGCTATTCATTGCCGCGCCCACCGCCTTGATCGCCAGAATCCGCTGGCCCGGCACCGCACTGCTGATCCTCGCGTGCTGTGCCGCGCTGGCGCTCGGACAGCTTGCCCCTGTGTCGCTCGTTGCGCTCGCGCTTCTCGTCGTCGCGGCCTATGCGGTCTCGCCCGACCGCGCGCGAACCGTCCGCTATGCCGGACATGTTCTATTCATCGCGCTGGCCGTCGCGCTCAGCATGCATTGGTTGCCGGGCTTTCATAATCAGCGCGTGATCGGACCCGAGCGCATCACGCCCGATGCCGTGCCGTTCACGATGTACCTCAACCTGGACAAGCCGCTGATCGGCTTCTGGCTGCTGCTCGCCGTGCCCTGGCTGCACACCCGGCACGATTGGCGTACGAGCTTGAAAGTAAGCCTGCTTTCCATGCTCGCCACCACGGCTGCGTGCCTCGCGGTCGCGCCACTGCTCGGTGTGGTCGGCTGGGCGCCGAAGCGTCCTGACGGCAGTGGCCTGTGGTTGCTCAACAACCTGTTCCTCGTCTCGATCACCGAAGAAGCGCTGTTCCGCGGCTATCTGCAAGGCGGACTCACGCGTCTGCTGGCGCGCTGGCGGCACGCGAACCTGATCGCGCTGTGCGTGAGCGCAATGGTGTTTGGTCTCGCACATGCGCCGGGCGGCTGGCAATGGATCGTGCTCGCGAGCATCGCCGGCATCGGCTATGGAATCGCCTGGCGCTATGGCGGATTGCGGGCATCCGTCCTCGCGCACTTCGGCCTCAATGCCGCGCACTTCTTTCTGTTCACATATCCGATGCTGCAATCGGCCGTTCATCGATGA
- a CDS encoding chemotaxis protein, whose protein sequence is MDQQSTDARTTLTSSNQFELLLFRLGSVPGDTAHELYGINVFKVREILTMPTITPIVGASPCVMGAVNIRGQVIPVVDLPRLMGCEPTRGLNILLVTEFARTTQGFAVQEVDDIVRLDWNQVLPADAAAGSGLVTSIARIDGNTGDSRLAQVVDVEQVLRDVLPTHQVPANSEKASDLLQLPPGTRILAADDSGFARTLIQQALGEIGAESIMAKTGEEAWQILVKLADEAQRNKTRLRDAVTMVLTDLEMPEVDGFTLTRRIRADNRMRDMPVVIHSSLTGSANEAHVRNAGANGFVAKFQAAELADAIRRAIAA, encoded by the coding sequence ATGGACCAACAATCAACCGATGCACGCACGACCCTGACGAGTTCAAATCAGTTCGAACTGCTCCTATTCAGGCTTGGCAGCGTGCCGGGCGACACCGCGCACGAACTGTACGGCATCAACGTGTTCAAGGTTCGCGAAATCCTGACGATGCCGACCATCACGCCGATCGTCGGCGCGTCCCCTTGCGTGATGGGCGCCGTCAACATTCGCGGACAGGTCATTCCTGTCGTCGATCTGCCGAGGCTGATGGGCTGCGAGCCCACGCGCGGCCTGAACATCCTGCTGGTGACCGAATTTGCCCGTACCACCCAGGGCTTCGCCGTGCAGGAAGTGGACGACATCGTGCGTCTGGACTGGAATCAGGTGCTTCCCGCGGATGCTGCGGCGGGCTCGGGACTCGTCACGAGCATCGCGCGGATCGACGGCAATACGGGCGATTCGCGGCTCGCACAGGTCGTCGACGTCGAACAGGTGCTGCGCGACGTGCTTCCGACTCACCAGGTACCGGCCAACTCCGAGAAAGCGTCCGATCTCCTGCAACTGCCGCCCGGCACCCGCATTCTCGCCGCCGACGATTCCGGCTTCGCGCGCACGCTGATCCAGCAGGCGCTCGGCGAAATCGGCGCCGAATCGATCATGGCCAAGACGGGCGAAGAAGCGTGGCAGATTCTCGTGAAGCTGGCCGACGAAGCGCAGCGAAACAAGACCCGCCTGCGCGATGCCGTCACGATGGTGCTCACCGATCTGGAAATGCCCGAGGTGGACGGCTTCACGCTGACACGCCGGATTCGTGCCGATAACCGGATGCGCGATATGCCCGTCGTGATTCACTCGTCGCTCACGGGCTCCGCGAACGAAGCGCACGTGCGCAATGCAGGCGCAAATGGTTTCGTCGCGAAGTTTCAGGCGGCCGAACTCGCTGACGCGATCCGCCGCGCGATTGCGGCTTGA
- a CDS encoding alkaline phosphatase family protein → MSRLIRWVGAGALAGSMIVPLAAAHADEGQGRGHDKDKAISHVLLISVDGLHEQDVARCIGANTCPNIALLAKSGVTYTNAYTPGLSDSFPGLAALVTGGSPKSAGLFYDVSYDRTLYAPSDTGCTGTQGWNVVFDETTGIDAQGGGALTHLDGGGNFNPDAIPRAKRDGKCVPVYPHNYIKTNTVFEVVKEHIHDSRTAWADKHAWGYDWLNGPSGRGVDDLSRTEINSINPATGNDYTDLYTNTEIFDNLHVASIINEIDGKDSTGTRNEPVPTLFGTNFQTLSVAQKAPVAKDGGYVDTSFTPGKQVAAAIGYVDDSIGKMVAELKTRNLASSTMVIVTAKHGQSPTDHSKLVKNGDTLTALLESKNYLDPNGNFGQNGNAKALNDGTGRVGTGLVQTDDVGLIWLRDQSQLSQVVTTLKANLSCTPPGICADGPQAYILSGARLAAQFGDPANGRTPDIIVQPNPGVIYTSSTKKDEEHGGNAPDDSHLGLVVSFPDGRYHGKTVERRVTTTQVAPTILRTLGVDPDELHSVKAEGTRALPGLHTDD, encoded by the coding sequence ATGAGTCGACTGATCAGATGGGTTGGGGCCGGTGCATTGGCAGGTTCGATGATCGTGCCGCTGGCGGCCGCACATGCAGATGAAGGACAAGGACGAGGTCACGACAAGGACAAGGCGATCAGCCACGTATTGCTGATCAGTGTCGATGGCCTGCATGAACAGGACGTGGCGCGCTGCATCGGCGCGAATACCTGCCCGAATATCGCGCTACTGGCGAAGTCCGGCGTGACTTATACGAATGCCTACACACCGGGCTTATCGGATTCGTTCCCCGGTCTCGCTGCGCTGGTCACGGGCGGATCGCCGAAGTCCGCAGGGCTCTTCTATGACGTCTCCTACGACCGCACGCTATACGCGCCGTCCGATACCGGTTGCACAGGCACGCAAGGCTGGAACGTCGTGTTCGATGAAACGACAGGCATCGATGCACAGGGCGGCGGTGCGCTGACTCATCTCGACGGCGGCGGCAATTTCAACCCCGACGCCATTCCGCGTGCAAAGCGCGATGGCAAGTGCGTGCCCGTCTATCCGCATAACTACATCAAGACGAATACGGTATTCGAAGTCGTGAAGGAACATATTCACGATTCGCGCACTGCATGGGCCGACAAGCACGCATGGGGTTACGACTGGCTGAACGGACCTTCGGGCCGCGGCGTCGACGACCTGTCCCGCACGGAAATCAATTCGATCAATCCGGCGACGGGCAACGACTATACGGATCTCTATACGAATACCGAGATCTTCGACAACCTGCACGTCGCGTCGATCATCAACGAGATCGATGGAAAAGATTCGACGGGCACGCGTAATGAACCTGTGCCCACGCTCTTCGGCACGAACTTCCAGACGCTGAGCGTTGCGCAAAAGGCGCCTGTCGCAAAGGATGGCGGCTACGTCGATACGAGCTTTACGCCGGGCAAACAGGTCGCGGCAGCGATCGGATACGTAGACGATTCGATCGGCAAGATGGTCGCGGAATTGAAGACGCGCAATCTCGCCAGTTCGACGATGGTCATCGTCACGGCAAAGCATGGGCAGTCGCCGACGGATCATTCGAAGCTCGTCAAGAACGGCGATACGCTCACGGCTCTGCTCGAATCGAAGAACTATCTCGATCCGAACGGCAACTTCGGTCAGAACGGCAATGCAAAAGCACTGAACGACGGCACCGGACGTGTCGGCACGGGCCTCGTGCAAACAGACGATGTCGGCCTGATCTGGTTGCGTGATCAATCGCAGCTTTCGCAAGTCGTGACGACACTGAAGGCGAACCTGAGCTGCACGCCGCCCGGCATCTGCGCGGACGGTCCGCAAGCGTACATCCTCTCGGGCGCACGGCTCGCAGCGCAATTCGGCGATCCGGCGAACGGCCGCACGCCGGACATCATCGTGCAGCCGAATCCCGGCGTGATCTATACGTCGAGCACGAAGAAGGACGAAGAGCATGGCGGCAATGCACCCGACGACAGCCACCTCGGTCTGGTCGTGTCGTTTCCGGATGGCCGCTATCACGGCAAGACCGTCGAACGTCGCGTGACGACGACTCAGGTCGCACCGACCATTCTGCGCACACTGGGCGTCGATCCTGACGAACTGCATTCCGTGAAGGCAGAAGGAACGCGCGCACTACCCGGACTTCATACCGACGATTGA
- a CDS encoding phosphatase PAP2 family protein, with translation MPNFDTTIETYLTHLHLGPLPNLIMRALTDMYTFRGLVLIPVLWWIWFQPGERRDWQREMVIATVVSGLLALIVGRLLADFLPFRMRPIYDPNLHLHFANSSLNDARLSNWSSFPSDHAMLWMAVATGIFIVWRVAGIVLIAYTALFICFPRAYLGFHHPTDLLAGAAIGIAITFLMTRTPIRTRYAAASLQWMERYPGPASVFAFLLCFELVTQFDELRRLASAASKAL, from the coding sequence ATGCCTAACTTCGATACAACAATAGAAACATATCTAACGCATCTGCATCTCGGCCCCTTGCCGAACCTCATCATGAGAGCCCTCACGGACATGTACACGTTCCGTGGACTCGTGCTTATCCCTGTCTTATGGTGGATCTGGTTTCAACCCGGCGAACGTCGGGACTGGCAGCGCGAAATGGTGATTGCAACCGTCGTAAGCGGTCTGTTGGCGCTTATCGTCGGGCGATTGCTAGCAGACTTTCTGCCGTTCAGGATGCGACCTATCTACGATCCCAACTTGCATTTGCACTTCGCCAACAGTTCTTTGAACGATGCGAGGCTGTCCAACTGGAGTTCATTCCCGAGCGATCACGCGATGTTATGGATGGCCGTCGCAACAGGCATATTCATCGTGTGGAGGGTGGCAGGCATCGTACTCATTGCCTATACGGCGCTATTCATCTGCTTTCCACGAGCTTACCTCGGCTTTCATCATCCCACTGATCTGCTGGCGGGCGCGGCAATCGGTATTGCTATTACGTTTCTGATGACGCGCACGCCAATCCGAACGCGTTATGCTGCGGCGTCGTTGCAATGGATGGAGCGGTATCCCGGGCCTGCTTCCGTATTCGCGTTTCTTCTATGCTTCGAACTTGTCACGCAGTTCGATGAACTCCGCAGACTCGCAAGCGCTGCTTCGAAAGCGCTCTGA
- a CDS encoding 2-oxoglutarate dehydrogenase E1 component has translation MMMRNRKTSFLFGGNAPYVEEQYETYLADPATVSDDWRGYFDALQGTPAVDGSETGDVPHAPVVSRFVALAKQPRTGGHDENDVLSFARKQVAVQALISAYRMVGTRNARLDPLRWTAPLPVAELNPAYHDLSASDMNTKFSMSGAYFSEQDETLGDLLKALKETYCGTLGAEFMHLADPEQRNWWSMRIESSRARATLDKGDRLHILERLTAAEGLEKYLHARYVGQKRFSLEGGESLIVLLDELVAYGATQGVKSSILGMAHRGRLNVLVNIVGKPPAALFDEFEGKTANLLPAGDVKYHKGFTGLLPTATGPAEVTLAFNPSHLEVVNPVVQGIARARAEVLGLGAGAVLPVEIHGDAAISGQGIVMETMNLSSTKGYGTGGTIHVVVNNQVGFTTSDPRDVRSSFYCTDIAKMIEAPVLHVNGDHPEAVVAATRLAIDFRATFGKSVVLDLVCFRRHGHQEQDTPTITQPLMYRSIAAHPGVRTLYAKKLVDEQVLTSEDVDKYVHDYRERLDAAQSVEAKKSDDQKNEDANWPQLLDGNASRIYYAPPLLDHVQQLALTITRVPEQYSLHPLVAKVMSARREMAEGKRPLDWGMAEHMAFASLLSAGIDVRLSGQDSERGTFSHRHAVLHDQKRSNRAEGTYVPLHHVSDEQGRFSVTNSVLSEAAVLGFEYGYSVVRQNSLVLWEAQFGDFANGAQVIIDNFLSAGAAKWGQRSGVTMLLPHGQEGEGPEHASARLERYLQLCAEDNMRVCQPTTPAQMFHLLRMQAVLRDRVPLVVMTPKSLLRHPEAVNSLEDLATGRFNEILFESTTKEAAEKIDKVILCSGKVYYELLERRRKAGKDNIALIRVEQLYPFPAKQISAQLERYPNLKRVVWCQEESKNQGAWHFVMESLLDIVKAPATLSYVGPEAAASTAPGYKSMHVARQEKFLHAAIDA, from the coding sequence ATGATGATGCGTAACCGGAAAACCTCCTTCCTGTTTGGAGGCAACGCTCCTTATGTCGAGGAGCAATACGAAACCTATCTTGCGGATCCCGCGACTGTGTCGGACGACTGGCGCGGCTATTTTGACGCGTTACAGGGCACGCCGGCGGTGGATGGGTCCGAGACAGGCGACGTCCCGCACGCGCCCGTTGTATCGCGTTTTGTCGCGTTGGCGAAGCAGCCGCGAACGGGAGGGCACGACGAAAACGACGTGTTGAGTTTTGCTCGCAAGCAGGTCGCGGTGCAGGCGCTGATTTCGGCGTACCGGATGGTCGGTACGCGCAACGCCCGTCTCGATCCGCTGCGCTGGACAGCACCCTTGCCGGTGGCCGAACTGAACCCGGCATACCATGACCTGTCCGCGTCGGACATGAACACGAAGTTCAGCATGTCGGGCGCCTACTTCTCGGAGCAGGATGAAACGCTCGGCGATCTGCTAAAGGCGCTGAAAGAGACCTATTGCGGGACGCTCGGCGCGGAGTTCATGCATCTGGCCGATCCCGAGCAGCGCAACTGGTGGTCGATGCGTATCGAGTCGTCACGTGCCAGGGCGACGCTCGATAAAGGCGACAGGCTGCACATCCTCGAACGGCTGACGGCGGCCGAAGGGCTCGAAAAGTATCTGCATGCGCGTTATGTCGGACAGAAGCGCTTTTCGCTCGAAGGCGGCGAGTCGCTGATCGTGCTGCTGGACGAACTGGTCGCATATGGCGCGACGCAGGGCGTCAAGAGTTCGATTCTCGGCATGGCGCACCGCGGCCGTTTGAACGTGCTCGTGAACATCGTCGGTAAGCCGCCCGCCGCGTTGTTCGACGAGTTCGAAGGGAAGACCGCGAATCTGCTGCCGGCGGGCGACGTGAAGTATCACAAGGGCTTTACGGGCTTGCTACCGACAGCGACCGGGCCCGCCGAAGTCACGCTCGCGTTCAATCCGTCGCATCTCGAAGTCGTCAATCCCGTCGTTCAGGGCATCGCTCGCGCACGAGCCGAAGTGCTCGGGCTGGGCGCGGGCGCCGTGCTGCCGGTGGAAATTCACGGCGACGCCGCGATTTCAGGGCAGGGCATCGTGATGGAAACGATGAACCTGTCCAGCACGAAAGGCTACGGAACGGGTGGCACGATACATGTGGTCGTGAACAATCAGGTTGGCTTCACGACTTCCGATCCGAGAGACGTGCGCTCGTCGTTCTATTGCACCGACATCGCGAAGATGATCGAGGCACCCGTCCTTCACGTGAACGGCGACCACCCTGAAGCCGTCGTTGCAGCAACGCGTCTCGCAATCGATTTTCGCGCGACGTTCGGTAAGAGCGTCGTGCTCGATCTGGTTTGCTTCCGCCGACATGGTCACCAGGAACAGGACACGCCGACCATCACGCAACCGCTGATGTATCGCTCGATTGCGGCCCATCCCGGCGTGCGCACGCTGTACGCGAAGAAGCTGGTGGACGAGCAGGTTCTCACATCGGAGGACGTCGACAAGTACGTGCACGACTATCGCGAACGTCTCGACGCCGCGCAGTCCGTCGAAGCGAAGAAGTCCGACGATCAGAAGAATGAAGACGCGAACTGGCCGCAACTGCTCGATGGAAACGCCAGCCGCATCTATTACGCACCGCCGCTGCTGGATCACGTGCAACAGCTCGCACTTACGATTACGCGCGTTCCTGAACAGTACTCGCTGCATCCGCTCGTCGCGAAAGTGATGTCTGCACGCCGCGAAATGGCCGAAGGAAAACGTCCGCTGGATTGGGGCATGGCGGAACATATGGCGTTTGCGTCGCTGCTGTCGGCGGGCATCGACGTGCGCCTGAGCGGGCAGGATAGCGAGCGCGGCACCTTCAGCCATCGCCACGCGGTACTTCACGATCAGAAGCGATCGAATCGCGCAGAGGGCACGTATGTGCCGCTGCATCATGTATCGGACGAACAGGGCAGATTTTCGGTCACCAATTCGGTGTTGTCGGAGGCCGCCGTGCTGGGCTTCGAGTACGGATACTCGGTCGTTCGACAGAATTCACTCGTGCTGTGGGAAGCGCAGTTCGGCGACTTCGCGAATGGGGCGCAGGTCATCATCGACAACTTTCTTTCTGCGGGTGCCGCAAAGTGGGGGCAACGCAGCGGCGTGACGATGCTGCTGCCGCACGGTCAGGAAGGCGAGGGACCGGAGCATGCGTCGGCGCGTCTCGAGCGCTATCTGCAACTATGTGCTGAGGACAATATGCGCGTCTGTCAGCCGACCACACCCGCGCAAATGTTCCATCTGCTGCGGATGCAGGCCGTGTTGCGCGATCGCGTACCGCTCGTCGTGATGACGCCGAAGTCGCTGCTGCGGCACCCGGAAGCCGTCAACAGTCTCGAAGATCTCGCAACGGGCCGATTCAACGAAATACTCTTCGAATCGACGACAAAGGAAGCGGCGGAGAAGATCGACAAGGTCATTCTGTGTTCGGGAAAGGTCTACTACGAATTGCTCGAACGCCGACGCAAGGCCGGCAAGGACAACATCGCGTTGATTCGCGTCGAGCAGTTGTATCCGTTCCCCGCGAAGCAGATTAGTGCGCAGCTCGAGCGTTATCCGAACCTGAAGCGTGTCGTGTGGTGTCAGGAAGAGTCGAAGAATCAGGGCGCATGGCATTTCGTCATGGAGTCGCTGCTCGACATCGTGAAAGCGCCTGCAACGCTAAGCTATGTCGGACCTGAGGCGGCGGCGTCGACTGCACCAGGCTACAAGTCGATGCACGTTGCGCGTCAGGAGAAGTTCCTGCACGCGGCAATCGACGCGTGA
- a CDS encoding ArsR/SmtB family transcription factor, producing MIDFDATIKALAHPFRRNVLEWLADPEQYFSGPEYAALRSVSAGMLHTRSGLSQSTVSCHLAQLEKAGLIHARKVGQWTFFSRNESALREFADRCYVDVARLDRHP from the coding sequence ATGATCGACTTCGATGCAACCATCAAGGCATTGGCCCATCCGTTCCGGAGAAATGTACTGGAATGGCTGGCCGATCCCGAGCAGTACTTTAGCGGGCCTGAATATGCGGCGCTTCGATCCGTCTCCGCGGGCATGCTGCACACGCGAAGCGGACTGTCGCAATCCACAGTGTCGTGTCATCTCGCGCAGCTTGAAAAGGCCGGCCTCATTCACGCGCGAAAGGTCGGCCAGTGGACATTCTTTTCGCGCAACGAAAGCGCACTCCGCGAATTTGCCGACCGTTGTTATGTCGACGTCGCAAGACTCGACAGGCATCCCTAG
- the ilvB gene encoding biosynthetic-type acetolactate synthase large subunit, with product MTRNPNVASQVLAQREHAGESMSGADIILRVLSEQGVDTLFGYSGGAILPTYDAVFRFNELHKTNPERQIKFVVPANEQAAGFMAAGYARASGKVGVFMVTSGPGATNAVTPIADCNGDSIPVVLICGQVPRAAIGSDAFQEAPVFNIMSSCAKQVFLVTDPAKLEQTLRTAFEVARTGRPGPVVVDVPKDIQNWTGTYEGHGTLQFRGYSDRLRMVAKGARLGDDKRAAFFELLAQSTRPLLYVGGGVITSGATAELHRFAERYRIPVVTTLMGLGAIPVKHELSLGMLGMHGSACANYAVVDCDFLIAVGARFDDRVAGGKPDAFAPNARHVAHIDIDEAEINKVKRAHWTHVGDAGDALRSLMESGSSVRAPSDWLDEVRELKRTYGMNYDRNSPAIQPQLVIERLSDMTGGRAIISTGVGQHQMWAAQFFDFVEPRSFLTSGSMGTMGFGLPAAIGAQFARPDALVIDIDGDGSIRMNAGELETASTYGVPVKVLLLNNLGDGMIRQWQHLYYEGRLFVSDKTLHRKDFVMAAQADGFGFARRVEAVGELDDALRAFIDFDGPAFLEVMIDQNADVYPMVGPGQSYATMITGPFIPSRTGQQANGNDVKRLPAADMF from the coding sequence ATGACCCGAAACCCAAACGTTGCTTCACAAGTCCTCGCGCAGCGCGAGCATGCCGGCGAATCGATGTCGGGCGCAGACATCATTCTGCGCGTTCTCAGCGAGCAGGGCGTCGATACGCTGTTCGGCTACAGCGGCGGCGCGATCCTGCCGACGTACGACGCCGTCTTTCGCTTCAACGAATTGCACAAGACGAACCCCGAGCGTCAGATCAAATTCGTCGTGCCCGCGAACGAACAGGCCGCGGGCTTCATGGCGGCCGGTTATGCGCGTGCGAGCGGCAAGGTCGGCGTGTTCATGGTGACGTCCGGTCCCGGCGCGACGAATGCCGTGACGCCGATTGCCGATTGCAACGGCGACTCGATTCCCGTCGTGCTGATCTGCGGACAGGTGCCGCGCGCCGCCATCGGCAGCGATGCGTTTCAGGAAGCGCCTGTGTTCAACATCATGTCGTCGTGCGCGAAGCAGGTCTTCCTCGTGACCGATCCGGCAAAGCTCGAGCAGACGTTGCGTACCGCATTCGAAGTGGCGCGTACGGGTCGCCCGGGGCCCGTCGTCGTCGATGTGCCCAAGGACATCCAGAACTGGACGGGAACCTACGAGGGCCACGGAACATTGCAGTTTCGAGGCTACTCGGATCGACTGCGCATGGTGGCGAAGGGCGCTCGACTTGGCGACGACAAGCGCGCCGCGTTCTTCGAACTGCTCGCGCAGAGCACGCGTCCGCTGTTATACGTTGGCGGTGGCGTGATCACGTCCGGCGCGACGGCAGAACTGCATCGTTTTGCGGAGCGCTACCGTATTCCCGTTGTGACCACGCTGATGGGACTCGGCGCCATACCCGTCAAACACGAACTGTCGCTCGGCATGCTGGGGATGCACGGCAGCGCATGCGCGAATTATGCCGTCGTAGATTGCGATTTCCTGATCGCAGTGGGTGCCCGATTCGACGATCGGGTCGCGGGCGGGAAGCCGGACGCGTTTGCGCCGAACGCGCGTCACGTTGCGCACATCGACATCGACGAAGCGGAGATCAACAAGGTCAAACGGGCTCACTGGACGCACGTAGGCGATGCGGGCGACGCGCTGCGCTCGTTGATGGAGTCCGGTTCGAGTGTGCGAGCGCCTTCTGATTGGCTCGACGAGGTGCGCGAACTCAAGCGAACCTACGGCATGAATTACGACAGGAACAGTCCCGCCATCCAGCCGCAACTCGTCATCGAACGGCTTAGCGATATGACGGGCGGGCGAGCCATCATCAGCACAGGTGTGGGTCAGCATCAGATGTGGGCCGCGCAGTTCTTCGACTTTGTCGAACCGCGCAGCTTTCTGACGTCGGGCAGCATGGGAACGATGGGCTTCGGTTTGCCCGCCGCGATTGGCGCTCAATTTGCGCGGCCGGATGCACTCGTGATCGATATCGACGGTGACGGCAGCATCCGCATGAATGCCGGCGAACTCGAAACGGCCAGCACTTACGGCGTTCCGGTGAAAGTGCTGCTGCTCAACAATCTCGGCGATGGAATGATCCGGCAGTGGCAACACCTCTATTACGAAGGGCGGTTGTTCGTCAGCGACAAGACGCTTCATCGCAAGGACTTCGTGATGGCGGCACAGGCGGATGGATTTGGTTTCGCGCGTCGTGTCGAGGCCGTCGGGGAACTCGATGATGCACTCCGGGCCTTTATCGATTTCGACGGACCGGCGTTTCTCGAAGTGATGATCGATCAGAATGCCGACGTGTATCCGATGGTCGGCCCCGGACAAAGCTACGCGACGATGATCACCGGACCGTTTATCCCGTCGCGAACCGGTCAGCAGGCGAATGGCAACGACGTCAAACGTCTGCCGGCTGCGGATATGTTCTAG